The DNA window gtttaaaaattatttttagtataataaaataatcagaaaatactaaaatttttttaatttaaaacaaaataaaaattaatattttttaaaaatcatttttatgacGTAAAAACACAACTATGTAACCATAAGTAAGGTCTGATGTCGCATTCCTAATTCCTCTCTGACCATAAATTCGTATTTCCAACCTCATGAGCTTGATTTCTATTTCCTCGCTTCCTTTTTCTATATCCATTGCTTCGAATGTTATCATGAGAAGTGAATAAATGGATTTAGCATAAAGAGGAGTCTGAATCTGAAATAGTGAATAAATGCTCCCTTCATTCTGTAAATGGCGACCCTGCCACTCTTTTTTTCACGGAACAAACGTCTTTTTTATATCCAAGCAGTGGAGCAACTACAAGCATGAAATAGCATTGCGAAATATTTACTGTGGTAGTCATTCATAGGGGCAAAAGGTATCAAAACAGGTGAAAATGAAGCAATCCCTCAagcactgtaaaaaaaaaaaaaaaaaaaaaaaactttgtgcaGTTGAGAGGAAGAGAACAAAAGAATCAATTGAGAGCATAGCAGTTAGCACAAAGCAGCTTCCTCGGCTCGGGCACAACAGGACCATTTAACTGTATAGCACCTTGGAACTGTCCAAGAGGGGGGGAAAGGAGGAGGAAAAACTACAGGTCCCATAGTGTTCAAATAAATTGAGTCCTACAAATGACACAGCCTCCTTGCCACAGAAGGGACAGAAAAGGGGAGGAAGTTCAACTTTACATAGTCTCAGGATGCAACAACAGATTAACCCAAGGGTTCCCAATGCTTGAAACTCCATATTCCTTGCTCTATTCCCAGAGCACAAGAACAAGGGaaacatgtaaattaaaaaagaaagaaaaaaggaaaaatgaaaagcaaGGAATAAGAGAGGACAAGGAGagacaaaatattatttggtttcAGTTGTCAAAAGATGAAGAGAACTCAATGAATCAACACCGCCAGCTTCTCACCACTTACCCGTCCTTTGCCTGCCAAACAAAACCTTGTTAGCATTGGGGATTTCATTTTCCCTCTGTCCAGAAACAAGGGGAATGCACATGCAATGCGGGCAAAAAACACGATCATGGCAAAAACACCATGGTAGagacttttattttatcaaaacaagcctGGGAAAAAAGCCATCCATGCAGAAAAGGTTTGGTCTTAACGAAAGCTGATTGCTCTTTAAGCATCGACAAGAAACCTAATACAAACAAACATCTCACCACCATAGCCACTCTCCTAGGTGACTGCAAGGCACTTGCAAACCAGATGGATCGATTTAGCCTTTGCACTTACAACGGAAGAGCAATCATGGCAATCTATTGGTTTCAAAAACATTCTTTTGCCTCAAACTGCCCGTGATTGTTAGTTCTCAGCTAGAAGATGCTTGTGGCAGTCTTTACCCAGACTCTTTCATATTAATTAGCTGGGTAAGCTAGGGCTACTTAATTCTTTACTAATACTTTGCTACTAAATGATGTGGCAGCTTGTGATTGGTGATTTATTAGTtaatacattctataataataaaaaattcacttCATATGATTTGGAAACCTTTCCATACAATGAAATGCCACATCACTTAGTAAGAAAtattttgcaaaatatttaAGAACACCTTGCATTACTCTTGCTAGATTAAAAGGATTGTATCTAATTTATTGAACAAAACCACCACAGAATTCCCAATTTAAGTATACAGGCAGCTTTCATAGTTTCATGAGCTGCTCCAACAAAAagtttgttaatatttggaGTTCGTTAATAAACCATTTTTTCCTGGCCTTACGATAAATTCATTAACTTCCCAAATGAAATTGGCAACTCAAAATTAATCACTGAACCTTTTGCCTATATTAATAGATTAAACCATGGCTGACAACACTTCAAATAACATAAGATCTAAAAAATACCATGATGAAAGAGTTGGCAAAAGGGGTTACTTCGCAGCTAATGCTACAGGGAAGATCAGAGATACATGAAAGAAGTTATTACTATATCTTTACCTGTCAAAATCTCTGCTACCCAGAAATCCTCTTTCCCTGCCACCTTGAAATGATCTTCGCTCGTCAGCAGGCCTTGTCCAAATATCTGGCTTGCCACGAGATCGAGGCCTATCCATGAACTCCATACTTCTCGACTCGTCAAATGACCCAAATGACCCAGGTCGCGAAGGAGGTCTCTCTGAAAACCCAGGAGACCTGCCTGCCCCAGAACCTGGCCTGTCAATGGCTTTTGGTCCAAATCGAACTTTGTCATCCAAATCACGGACCAATATTTCTAATTccctttctttctcatttatcatCTCCCTTAAACTGGGTAGGTCATCAACAGAAACTTGTTGAGGTTCCTGATTCACTTTTGTCGCTTTCTCAAGCTCTGTCTTCAAATGCTCTATTTGCTCTTTCAATAACTTTTCCTCTTCAGTTTCAGgcctaaaataatttttacagttAGTATCAAGAATACAAGTTCATCAGTCACTGTGAGAACCACACAAAGCTGACACAGTGCTGAAAATGAGCACATACATAGAAAAATACATTATTCTAAAGCATTCACATACAACCAGAGAATCCTAGGTCACAGTACAGACTTTAAATTAAAGTAGGCAGTCACAAAACTCCAGTAAAAGTTTCGGCAATTAAAGGAAGGTGCAAACAGGTAGAACTGGAAAAATGTAGTGAGCAACAGTAGAAAGGTGGTGTTTACGCTATGAAAACTGAGAAATGCAGAGTGAAGATCAAGCAGGGGTACTAAATCATGGTGTAAAATACATTCAGCAAAATGAAGATGGGGCCATATGATATCCCGCAaaccattacaaaaatataaacaagataagaCACATAAATGCCTTGATGCTGCAGATTTATGTGGAGctttcaagaaaaattaatcatagATCACATGAACAAGCAAATTtgggattttaaaaaatatgcaacATAACATCACTTAACAGCAGTTCTGTGCAGTTATGAccattaagttaattaaaatgcaGAGGGGATGAGAGGAGAACGAAAACAAGGGgtaagaaggggaaaaaaagccAACCCCTGGACTGAGGATTAACCAGTTTAGTTAACTGACAACAGTTTGAATGTTGTTAAGTCTGCCTCATCCAAATAAGGCAAATACATTCTTGCATCAAACAGAAATAACAACATGGAAAAGAAGTGCCACATGTAGCAGTAGCatcatctatataaaattaagacaaGTGCACCTGTTAAATTGTCATGTCCATACAGATAACCAAGAAAacagccacaaaaaaaaaaaaaaaaaaaaaaaattgcattcttTTATGTTCATCCAACaagaaacaacaaatcaaattcagTAATTAGCATGGTGAATCAGGCAACCTCAAAAGTAAGTCAATACACAACCACCAAAAACTTTACCAGCAAATCAGTAACACCAAAGTACGTTTTCAATATTACTGTGAAACATTAATTGGTGTACGCTTAATAAGAATACCACTGGACTAGTGTGCATTTTTAACTACAACGTATTCTACTTCAGTggatattttaaacaaaacatgcGTAAAACAGTAAGTAATTCCacataataattacaaaaaagttCTATTCACTCTGTCCCACAGAGCGTTCCTTATTGACaaagtaaatatattaagaaCAACTATTAAATGTTGTCCCAACTcacatatcttttttattgacGTTCCAACATTGTCCTTTCAAATTAAATGTTGTTGAAGTGatggatttagttttatttagtttttgataaaggggaaaaatatgaacataagagaatgaatACTTCAGCTTTTTTATAATGGACATATTTTGGAACAGAACGAAAAGGATACAGTCTTTGTGGGGCTgaagcatatttattttttgcaattggAAAAATATTCTTTGCAAATATACCAACCTTAAACTCAGCTAATTAACTTTTGGAATTGTGTCCATAAAATGAAAGTGGGAGCAAGAAGTATCAGCATCCCTCCTAACAGAAATTATAAGATCTGTGGTGTCCATAAAATGGACAAGAGAGAGAAGCATCAGCTAACCCCACGCAATGAAGGAAGCATATCAACAAATGAGCCGAATTGAAAAGGAGACAGTAGAGACAAAtatgttgaaacaaaaaatatacatgagaAATGAGCTGACAGAAAATCATCTAAATATGTTTTGGTTATGTGCGATGTGGATTTATGCATGCTTCACCATGAAACAATGACAGGATTCAAGTTGtagaaatgaacaaaaagaagttgggaaaaagacaaaaaaaaaacagaaaccctCTCTATGTATAACATTCGTGTGTCTGTGGATTTTGCTAACCTGACCCTTGTGCCCACTTTTCTTTGGACAAAAATTAaccttaaatttaatattttatagggGCACATGTATCCATTAACTACAAAGGTTTCTCTCACACACCTCTCTTAGTCTTTCTCTGTTTCTCACTGACtgcaaaattcttttttttttttccatgaagaTCATAAgcattcaaaatcaaatggatAACATTTCTAGTCAACAAGACTAAGCAAGCATTTTGGCCCCCTTCATAGAACATTGaagtttataaatattatagacaAAAAGGAGAATGATTGCACAATGCCCATCTctgttttttcccttcatttgcAAACATTCTATTAGTGGCATATCACCAGTTGAATTCAATCCAACAATCAAATGTCCTGAGATCACCAGTAATACAAAAGCCTAGCTACATATGACATGGACTATTCATTCAATAATCTAAACTAGTAATTCAATTTTAAGAAGACATTAAAACTTTCAGAGTCGATTTAAAATCAGAAACACGAACAAATTACAATCATGAGTAGATCAGCAACTTCCCAATTTGGAGGTGTATTTTCATATGCATGATGATGACAGAGATACCATTATGGCATTCAACCAGTGGTTGAAGGCAGGAAAGGAGAAGATGAATAAGGGATAAATAAGATAGAAAAAATGCCCTAGATGAAAaaccctcttcttctttttttacatttctttatatatatatatatatatatatatatataaaggaatttGTGTCAAGTAAAAGCAGACACATTAAGAACCCACCCAAATAGCTGGTAGGTTATCGTGTATATGGCTAAAAGTATAAAATCTAAACACAGAACTCATCTCTTTTTTTCGTAAAACTCACACTGTTGCACTCAGGCCTCTGCCCTGATAAACTACAAAAAGATACCACCTTTTGACATGAAAACCTGACAACATCATCCATCCAACTATGGAGATCTAGCAAAGAAAATTGGTAAGGCAAGACTTCTCCGGCTTATGCTTGTATCAATTGTAACAAAAATCTCATAATAAAGCATGATAATTCACTTGTTGAAATAAGAAGgctaaaaaagtaaaatatataaagtttGCACAAAAGGAATTCTCAAGAAGTACAGAGAATGGAATACTGGCCAATAAAGCTCAATTGTAAATCAAACCAACTCATGACCAGCTACATgatatggaaaaaataaaaacaataactcAACTAGCTTAAGCATGCCAACAGTAGATGCAAATGTTGCAATATAATCCTCTCAGTTCAGCCATGTGgaccaagaaaaaatatactttaatggAAAAACTCActgtaatataatattttttttcccagtaaGTGATAATAAAGGATGAGCCTAGAAACACAACAAAGATTGTGACCAAGGAAATTTTAGCTGATGACAGGGTAGAACCAGCTTTTTTCCTATTTTGAGCTCAGCTTATTCAAATTTGAGTCTTGTCAACACCCTTAAGCTATTCGGAAATAcccaactatattttttttacatcacaaATAAATATTCAACTCCTATTCAACagaaaatcatttcaaaacttCTGCCGTGTAGTTGTATGAGACAAGCTATAAACATATTCATGGATTTGGAGAGACTGTACAAAAAGAATTGTTAGTCATCATCAAGCATCAAAATTCTAGTGCAATAAGCAAGGCTGTCAGTTTATATGTTTTGCATCACAGCAAGGCACAGCTAACATTAGAAAAGCATCAGATCATACTTGAAATTCCGAATTATCCAAATGCTTCTCAATGTCCTATTATCATTGTACGATCAGCTAATGGCTAGCATATTGTATATATCCCACAACAAATGAAACCTAACAGAAATATCCACAACAAAAAGAAGCAGTTTGAAGCCAGATAAGATAAGAGAAGCATTCTCGAATTGACAATATGCAAAAGCCCAAGCAAGTAGATACTAAGCAATTCCAAGAAAACCATGCGCACAATGTATGAACACAACAAAGATAATGCCACAAGACATACCTATCTACCCCACGGTGCTCCAACTCACGGTCAATCTTTATCCAATCTTGACCTCTTTCCTGCAACAACAGTTCCCTGGGCTTTGCCTCTCCAAAAGGATTCACCCTCGGCCTCGGCTTCACAGCCACATTCTCAAACCCTTGGTGCAGCAGCCCTGGCCCTTCAGACCTATTCGATTGGGCACTAGAAGGTCTGCTAGAATGCGCACTAGTTGGCCTGCTAGATTGTAAGCTCGAGTTCTTCTTAGCTTCCATTTCCATATCCAGCTTCTTCCAATCCAATCCTTTCTCTGCCAACACATCTTCTCTCGGCCTCGCTGTCCCAAATGGATTAGACCTGTTTGTTTTTACAGGCTCGTTAACTACAACTTCCATTCTTGGTGGATTCAGAACCAATCTAGGCCTCTCCCTCTCTGGCTCACGATATCCTCCTCTGCTCGAGCGATCAGGCTCCGGTCCAGAATCACGAAAACCCGAACCAAAAGTAGAAGGTCGAGTAGGTAACGGTTTTTTACCAACTGCCCAATTATCAACTTCATCAGCCCTAGAACCACCTCCGTCACCACCGCCACCTCCGAGTGAACTGTAACGACTTTGTCGTCCAGAATCAAAAGAAGGTAGCGGTTTCTTCGTCATTGCCCAATTATCAACCTCATCAGCACGCGAAGGCTGATCGTAATCAGAAACCCTAGAAGGAGGTTGGCCTCTTCGTTCATCATCAAAACCACCACCAAATTGCCttctaccaccaccaccaccgccaccCCAAGACCCGTCGGTGTTGTCACGATCACGCATACGTCCAGGAGGCGGCCCGGTTCGACCGTAATTGGAAAATCCACCACCGAGGTGTCCATGCTGCATTTCTTCAGCGGAACGCTCTTTTGGACCTGTAGGGAGGCGGAACATCTCGTCAGGAGTCAAGCCTTTGGATTCAACAACGCCGCCGATGGGTGTGGAATAAAATTCGTTGAGagacattttcttctttttaggcTTAGCGGTTCCAGCAGCTTCTTTCAGGCTGGGGAAGCTTTGAGAAACGGCTGCTGCAGCGGCTGCGCGCTCCTCTTCTTCGGCTTGCTCGGAATCGGCTGCCCATGCACCGACTTTCCCCCACTTTTTTGACATtgttttaagaaagaaaaaggaagaagatccGGAAAGGAGAAATGAACGGATCTTTTGAATATGAAAAATTGGTGAACTTAGAGAGAGAGATTCGACTGGGTAATGAGCTGGGCTCCGTTACGGGAGCCGGAGCTCTGAGAACATGCGTTGATGAAgacggaggaggaggaggagggaggTTCCAGTTGTTGAGtttgtttctttattaataataataataataataataatctcttttaaacaaaatttaacaaaaagtaaattaaaaaagaagtccAGAGACAGAGGGACTGCTAAGGTGACCAGCGGGTGATGAGGATCGGAGAGGTCTGATCTGATAAGAGGAGGCAACGTAGTGGTGATTCTTGGTGTGTGGAGCGGGGATAAGGGACGCTTGTGTGGCCCACTAGCGATGGAGGAGTCAGTGATTTTAGAAATTATGCAATTGGACGGCCAGGATGCTCTTGGGATCCTCCACCTTTTTTCGGGTGGAAAAGGAGCATTGGCTAATAGCGCAGCGAGTGCTAGTAATTTCTCAGAATAATAACCAAACAGCAGCCAGAAGTTTTGTGCTGTCCAGAAAAGATAATTCtctattattaaattattataattgaagaaattacaGTGATTCGAACAACGTTGTTTCACTGTGATTGAAGAAATTATACTGATTTGAATCCTTTTGTCGCGGTTGAAATTGACGACTGCCCAATAGTTAGATAGTGACCGTCTGATATCGTAGTACCTTATACTTCTTCCTTATCACGGATATAAACTGTTTAGTTAattaaaaagctttaatcttttatattgGATTTCACACGTGtcgaattttaattttttaaaaataaaataattttatttatttattttacatacaaaatcatcaaaaaataatagtttttttttttattatttgttatttcatCTGAAATGAATCCACTGTCTTTTATTAGGGTTCGATCCAATCCCACCCCTCATATTCGTGATTTACAGTTCTATAACTTAAAACGGAGATGACAAATATTAACAACAACGGAGATGACCATCTGAATTTCTAGCACGGATTCCGGCGATGCATGGCCTCGTTCTGGCTGCACCAACTTAAAACGTCCATGAATTCACTGCCTTTGATACAATAGATACCTCTTCTTTCCACTCACACGGCAACAGAGAGCGGAGATGAGAAGGAAAAGGGGAAAGAAACTCTGCTGTGTGTCAGTTTATACTAGGGACAGTTGAGGACAAACAATGCACAGCCATGGATCTCTACCTCCATTGATATTGAATCTTTTATTTCTCCAAAATCTTTTCCACTCCAAACTTCTCTGCCGTAACATGATGTCGCCTTCGAGTTTCTCCCAGGAAGTGCCTTGGTCAGGTCTGATATCGTTGCTGATATTACTGTCTTCTCTGAGTTCAGATTGAAAAATGCAACATAAATCTCTCCTGAGTAGACAGCGGTAAAGTCAGAACTGAATTATTAAGAGCAACAGATACATATGTGATATGCCATGAAAGTTTTCAGACAATGAACTGTCAGCAAGGTATGGTTGGATACTACCAGATCAGTGCCATAGTAGACACAGAAGTTGGCAGCTAGCAGAGGAAGATCATTAATTCTCTCTAAATTAGGCAGCTTGGAACTTgataaaatgaatatatatttacGTAATCAATGAAGCATGAATATAGATAGTGAACAGACAATTAGCCACCTCagttacaaggaaaaaaaaaaccagttagATTTAAAATAGCATCCCTTCACCTAGGAGGACAATTATAATCATCTTAGCATATGGCTCAGTGGTAGAGGTTTCTTGTTCGAGTCTCATCTCTGTCAACACTTCAACAAAAATCAGAACATGCTCatcgaaaaaagaaaaaccatctCAGGGGTGAAGTTTCTCATCAAACCACAAGcttctttgggttctttttaaaagaaaaaacagcaaAGGAATGGTAACAGAATGGAAACCAAATTTATAGAGACTTTAGGGGGGCATTAAACCTTTTCTACCAGTAGCAATCCAAGAGCGAACTCCTCCGCTGTTACCAGCATTAGCTGCATATATCAAGGAAGGATCATCAAATAGCCCTTATCGTACGGATAGAAAATCAGCTTGAACTTCTAGCATAATACCGTCAATTGATTTCACAGTTACACAGAGACCAGAATAGCTGCTGATAAGGGATCCATTATTGCTTAACTCCCACATCTGTTGAAATTAAGAGTTTGCTTTCAAATACCACTCATATATGTAAAATTCATGAGAAAAAAATGTCACCCTGCAGACTGGCTGTGAGCAGAAAAACACAAGCATTCTGGCAAAccaattaattatatgtatttCTTAAATTGTGAATGAAGAGATACCTGGTTGGCATCTGATCTGCAAGGGGAGAAGGAACCACTGTTAAATTCTTTTGAAGTACGCTTCTTTCTTGGAGATGCATCCAAACAAAACTCCATTTCATCACTAGCTAATAAATGGAACCCTCCTTGATTGGAAATTAACTGTCCATCACTACATTGCCATTCACAGAATCAGAtagtgaaaataataatgataactCCTTGTTTGGAACAACTTGAATAAGGAAGGTGAAAGTGCATACGAAGTCAAAAGAGGTTTTCGCTTGTATAGGCATACAGGTTCATGGCTTCTCATGCTCTCCTTCCAGCATATCTGGTCAAGATCTTGGTCAAGTGCTTTAATTGACCAACCGTTGACTTTGGGATGGTTACAGCTACTGAAACCCAGAAACTGTGTATGTGATGTGCCAGCTTCCTTCAaacttcttcttattcttcggCTGTGATTCGTGGTCTTATGTGCAGAAACCTTTGTGCCAGTAACAAATGGAAACTGCATGTGCAATGCAATGATACATCAGAAAAAACCTCAGTTAATATTCCAAAGACCTCTTAAAGACATTGTTTCACATGCCTCCATATTGTTCGTGCTAAAAGAATTTATTTCCAGAATGAAGGGATTGGTGATCAAACTAGATGTGGTCTCATCAAGCCTTCTAACATCTCCTCCAAACATGATAGGGGATCTGGCCATTGCCCACAAAGTCATCTGCGAAGGAAAATACTTGTATCGAG is part of the Populus alba chromosome 10, ASM523922v2, whole genome shotgun sequence genome and encodes:
- the LOC118045392 gene encoding eukaryotic translation initiation factor 4B1 gives rise to the protein MSKKWGKVGAWAADSEQAEEEERAAAAAAVSQSFPSLKEAAGTAKPKKKKMSLNEFYSTPIGGVVESKGLTPDEMFRLPTGPKERSAEEMQHGHLGGGFSNYGRTGPPPGRMRDRDNTDGSWGGGGGGGRRQFGGGFDDERRGQPPSRVSDYDQPSRADEVDNWAMTKKPLPSFDSGRQSRYSSLGGGGGDGGGSRADEVDNWAVGKKPLPTRPSTFGSGFRDSGPEPDRSSRGGYREPERERPRLVLNPPRMEVVVNEPVKTNRSNPFGTARPREDVLAEKGLDWKKLDMEMEAKKNSSLQSSRPTSAHSSRPSSAQSNRSEGPGLLHQGFENVAVKPRPRVNPFGEAKPRELLLQERGQDWIKIDRELEHRGVDRPETEEEKLLKEQIEHLKTELEKATKVNQEPQQVSVDDLPSLREMINEKERELEILVRDLDDKVRFGPKAIDRPGSGAGRSPGFSERPPSRPGSFGSFDESRSMEFMDRPRSRGKPDIWTRPADERRSFQGGRERGFLGSRDFDRQRTGKW